Proteins encoded in a region of the Populus nigra chromosome 3, ddPopNigr1.1, whole genome shotgun sequence genome:
- the LOC133687903 gene encoding uncharacterized protein LOC133687903: MVSTPSFLKTLHPLQVFSTKSPSSTLSSMKIKTLIHTLIISHVCRIIRALSKAKSILVEILKENQPLHFIFPTKNSKRKNRSRKIFLGSFRLHYNWCSSHMLPVSEAVLDGFSASHFYYDSTWNSIITNEQYEDKTESQLSGYLHWLEEKVDDEDSSGTEKDINRLADLFIASCHEKFILEKQESYRRFQEMMARSM; the protein is encoded by the coding sequence ATGGTGAGCACCCCGTCCTTCCTAAAAACCTTGCACCCTCTTCAAGTTTTCTCTACAAAGTCACCATCTTCTACCTTAAGCTCCATGAAGATCAAAACCCTAATTCACACCCTTATCATCTCACACGTGTGCCGCATCATTCGAGCTCTATCCAAAGCAAAATCCATTCTCGTTGAGATTCTTAAAGAAAACCAACCTTTACACTTCATTTTCCCTACAAAGAACTCAAAAAGGAAGAACAGGAGTAGGAAGATATTCCTTGGTTCATTTAGGTTGCACTATAACTGGTGCTCTTCACATATGTTGCCAGTGTCAGAAGCAGTTCTTGATGGATTCTCTGCTTCCCATTTCTATTATGACTCTACGTGGAACTCAATAATCACAAATGAGCAGTATGAGGACAAAACCGAGTCTCAGCTTTCAGGGTACCTTCACTGGCTAGAAGAGAAAGTTGATGATGAGGATTCTAGTGGCACTGAGAAGGATATCAATCGGCTAGCGGATTTGTTCATTGCAAGCTGCCATGAAAAGTTTATATTGGAGAAGCAGGAGTCCTACAGGAGATTCCAGGAAATGATGGCTAGAAGCATGTGA